Proteins from a single region of Parasedimentitalea psychrophila:
- a CDS encoding site-specific integrase encodes MTRYVNFIRAVVNHTIDERGLSASNPFHKLKIKDAGNTAGDHLGLKTVSSERRLPISDRLDEALQEHRENKLEEAPIFDRYGRDKGNTAASATMMKRFRKVISDPKKALHSLRHRKKDDLRNTSCPEEISKVILGHSNKEVAARYGAGFKIDVLRDWMDKSNLENGL; translated from the coding sequence GTGACCCGCTACGTCAATTTCATCAGAGCAGTGGTGAACCACACAATCGACGAGCGCGGCCTGTCGGCTAGCAACCCTTTCCACAAATTGAAGATCAAAGACGCCGGGAATACTGCCGGAGACCACCTAGGGTTGAAGACAGTTAGCAGCGAGCGACGGCTGCCCATATCTGACCGATTGGACGAAGCGTTACAGGAGCATAGAGAGAACAAGCTGGAGGAGGCACCAATTTTTGATCGGTATGGTCGCGACAAAGGAAATACTGCAGCCTCAGCAACGATGATGAAACGCTTCAGGAAAGTCATCTCTGACCCCAAGAAGGCGTTGCACAGCCTACGGCACAGGAAGAAGGACGACCTGAGAAACACCAGTTGTCCTGAAGAAATCAGCAAAGTGATCCTTGGTCACAGCAACAAAGAGGTCGCTGCACGGTACGGAGCTGGGTTCAAAATTGACGTGTTGCGCGACTGGATGGACAAATCCAACCTAGAGAATGGCCTATGA
- a CDS encoding ABC transporter ATP-binding protein, giving the protein MEITGYIGDASPVNNKVIAELRGVSKRFGDVLAASDLDLSIAEGEFLSFLGPSGCGKTTALRMLAGFEVPTEGEVLLDGKVVNDLDAYHRPVNMVFQQYALFPHMTVAQNIGYGLRQVRPRLPKAHIAEKVSKALDVVQLNGFDDRKIWEMSGGQQQRVALARAIVNEPKLLLLDEPMAALDRKLRKEMQIELQNLQRKLGITFVLVTHDQEEALSMSDRICVMRDGRIVQIGSPQELYDQPNSRYVAGFVGTSNFFEGKITDQDGTLTSVLLDNGLTMQGKPVGQLVKSQQVCVSVRPEQMKLRREGEGLNVVVRNRIFLGEHTEYLVMHDSLGEFLVLSPRQSEPDNGPFNAGEDLLVSWESSAALILDNT; this is encoded by the coding sequence ATGGAAATCACGGGGTATATCGGCGATGCTAGCCCGGTCAACAACAAGGTAATTGCTGAACTGCGTGGCGTCTCTAAACGTTTCGGGGATGTGCTGGCTGCAAGCGATCTAGACCTGTCCATTGCCGAGGGTGAATTCCTATCGTTCCTTGGCCCGTCGGGATGCGGAAAGACGACAGCCTTGCGCATGTTGGCAGGGTTTGAGGTTCCCACTGAAGGCGAGGTTTTGCTGGACGGCAAAGTTGTGAATGACCTTGATGCTTACCACCGTCCGGTCAACATGGTGTTCCAGCAATATGCCCTTTTCCCACATATGACTGTGGCGCAAAACATCGGCTATGGACTGCGCCAAGTTCGTCCACGACTGCCCAAAGCCCATATTGCCGAGAAAGTGAGCAAGGCGCTCGACGTTGTGCAGCTTAATGGCTTCGACGATCGGAAAATCTGGGAGATGTCCGGTGGCCAACAGCAACGCGTTGCGCTGGCCAGAGCAATTGTGAATGAACCCAAGCTGCTGTTGCTCGACGAACCGATGGCTGCCCTGGATCGGAAATTGCGCAAGGAAATGCAGATTGAGCTGCAAAACCTGCAACGTAAACTGGGCATTACCTTTGTTCTGGTCACCCATGATCAGGAAGAAGCCCTATCGATGAGTGACCGGATTTGCGTCATGAGGGATGGGCGCATTGTTCAAATCGGCAGTCCACAAGAGCTCTATGATCAGCCGAATTCGCGATATGTTGCGGGTTTTGTCGGAACTTCGAATTTCTTCGAGGGCAAGATCACCGACCAAGACGGGACACTCACCTCGGTTCTGTTGGACAACGGGTTGACCATGCAAGGCAAACCCGTTGGCCAGTTGGTTAAAAGCCAACAGGTTTGTGTCAGTGTCCGGCCAGAACAGATGAAATTGCGCCGCGAAGGCGAGGGCCTGAATGTCGTCGTGCGGAACCGGATCTTTCTTGGGGAGCACACCGAGTATCTGGTGATGCATGACTCTCTTGGCGAATTCCTGGTGCTTTCACCAAGGCAATCAGAACCGGACAACGGCCCGTTTAATGCAGGCGAAGATCTGCTTGTGAGCTGGGAGTCCAGCGCAGCACTCATTCTCGACAATACCTGA
- a CDS encoding SDR family NAD(P)-dependent oxidoreductase yields MTLPQASASQHAYPLLLGKVALVTGAGSGIGRAGAMAMARHGAQVIITDIDPEKAAQVVADLNAEDVKATSAGLDVTDDQAIKALIDETVDTYGRLDVLHSHAGYQVEGNLEQVPLDGMEMSWKLNVRAHFIAARSAVGHMRAQGGGSIIITSSNSGVQYDREMIAYATTKHAVVAMTRQMAADYAQHNIRCNTLCPGFIDTPFNAGFETQMGGRDKLESYVSRTIPMGRWGTTDEMADSILFLASDMSTFMTGHALVIDGGECI; encoded by the coding sequence ATGACACTGCCTCAAGCGTCGGCAAGCCAACATGCCTATCCCCTGTTGCTGGGCAAAGTCGCACTGGTCACGGGTGCGGGCTCTGGTATCGGGCGCGCAGGTGCCATGGCAATGGCGCGGCATGGGGCGCAGGTTATTATTACCGACATCGACCCTGAAAAAGCCGCGCAGGTTGTCGCCGATTTGAACGCAGAGGATGTTAAGGCCACATCAGCCGGTCTTGATGTGACTGATGATCAGGCGATCAAAGCTTTGATTGATGAAACTGTTGATACATATGGGCGGCTGGATGTTCTTCATTCCCACGCCGGCTATCAAGTGGAAGGCAATCTGGAGCAAGTTCCGCTCGACGGCATGGAGATGTCGTGGAAGCTAAATGTGCGGGCGCATTTTATAGCGGCCCGCTCGGCAGTTGGACACATGCGAGCCCAAGGCGGTGGCAGCATCATCATCACCTCTTCCAACTCGGGCGTGCAGTATGATCGCGAAATGATTGCCTATGCCACCACCAAACATGCCGTGGTGGCGATGACCCGTCAAATGGCAGCCGATTATGCCCAACACAACATCCGCTGCAACACGCTGTGTCCCGGTTTTATCGATACCCCGTTTAATGCAGGTTTTGAGACGCAAATGGGGGGGCGCGACAAGCTGGAAAGCTATGTGTCCCGGACAATTCCAATGGGCCGCTGGGGGACCACTGATGAAATGGCGGATTCCATTTTGTTCCTGGCCTCGGACATGTCCACATTCATGACCGGCCACGCCCTGGTCATTGATGGTGGCGAATGCATTTGA
- a CDS encoding ABC transporter substrate-binding protein, which translates to MTKDSDYISKRKFMEELGRYRKGSITRRHFLNVTGLGAATAVMGAAMPGLRPSPAFAEGNIGDRVIIATWPNYHDPSNFEAFTEATGAHVQVNVFGSNEEMLAKLQAGATGWDVYVPTNYTISTYVDEGLIEPLDTSKLSNYDASAFDARYAEAGSVDGTLYAVPKNWGSTGMAVNTAQNGGKPISSWKEFFDISRDKFSGRSMVHDYQLTTIGSALNYFGYSFNSVDEAELADAEKLLIDVKPHLFAITSDYQPSMRNGDAWLTICWSGDGKQLNTDMPEIHYVLGAEGGEIWSDYYAIPKGAPHTDAAYALINFLMDPTVNTKEVLAHGYPTADAKTFALLPDELKNDPILFPAQELLSPLEFGAAATLTDPNRAELMARFKSA; encoded by the coding sequence GTGACCAAAGACAGCGACTATATCTCTAAGAGAAAATTCATGGAAGAACTGGGCCGGTACCGCAAGGGGTCGATCACCCGCCGCCATTTTCTGAATGTTACTGGGTTGGGTGCTGCGACCGCAGTCATGGGGGCAGCGATGCCTGGCCTGCGCCCCAGCCCTGCGTTTGCGGAAGGAAACATCGGTGATCGTGTCATCATTGCAACCTGGCCTAACTACCATGATCCATCCAATTTCGAAGCCTTTACCGAGGCAACCGGCGCCCATGTGCAGGTCAATGTGTTTGGCTCAAACGAAGAGATGCTGGCCAAATTGCAGGCCGGAGCCACCGGTTGGGATGTCTATGTGCCGACCAACTATACAATCTCCACTTATGTCGACGAAGGCCTGATAGAGCCGCTGGATACCTCCAAGCTATCAAACTATGACGCCTCCGCCTTTGATGCACGTTATGCCGAGGCTGGCTCGGTCGATGGTACGCTTTATGCAGTGCCCAAAAATTGGGGTTCAACCGGTATGGCCGTGAACACGGCGCAAAACGGCGGCAAGCCTATCTCATCCTGGAAAGAGTTCTTTGACATCTCGAGGGACAAATTCTCGGGACGTTCGATGGTGCATGACTATCAGCTGACAACAATTGGCAGTGCGCTGAATTATTTTGGGTATTCGTTCAACTCAGTAGACGAAGCTGAACTGGCGGATGCTGAAAAACTGCTGATCGACGTGAAACCGCATCTGTTTGCGATTACATCTGATTATCAGCCGTCGATGCGCAATGGCGATGCCTGGCTGACAATATGCTGGTCCGGCGATGGCAAGCAGCTCAACACCGACATGCCCGAAATTCACTATGTATTGGGCGCTGAGGGTGGCGAGATCTGGAGTGACTACTACGCCATTCCAAAAGGCGCGCCCCATACGGATGCGGCCTATGCGCTGATCAATTTCCTGATGGACCCGACAGTGAACACCAAAGAGGTTCTGGCGCATGGTTATCCGACAGCGGACGCAAAAACATTTGCGCTGCTGCCTGACGAACTGAAGAACGATCCGATCCTGTTCCCGGCTCAGGAACTCCTGAGCCCACTGGAATTTGGTGCGGCTGCAACTTTAACGGATCCAAACCGTGCCGAGTTGATGGCGCGTTTCAAGTCGGCCTGA
- a CDS encoding helix-turn-helix transcriptional regulator, translated as MKDLIKATGTLIDTIGTDQFAQTLSDALKGIVPFDYTVIFGYFGAARPMDLFDDFPRGKRKIFVEDYQEGPYLLDPFYLACGNHVESGLYRIRDLAPDRFFQGEYFRNYYARTGLAEEIGFFIEMPGEAIVVVSLMRAKKAFSAKEFRQIGEFCPIVRACCQRHWHDLSTQFGVNEDNATNSSIHQSVELAFTNVGGGVLTPREREVVEFTLKGHSADAVGRILEITAGTVRIHRRNVYSKLQIRSQGELFSKFIETLVSAEHR; from the coding sequence ATGAAGGATTTGATCAAAGCAACGGGAACGCTGATTGATACGATCGGAACTGACCAGTTTGCGCAGACGCTCTCTGATGCGCTGAAAGGCATAGTTCCCTTCGACTATACAGTAATTTTTGGGTATTTTGGGGCGGCACGCCCCATGGATCTATTTGATGATTTTCCGCGTGGAAAACGCAAAATTTTTGTAGAGGATTACCAAGAAGGGCCATACCTGCTGGATCCCTTTTATTTAGCCTGCGGCAATCATGTGGAGTCGGGTCTGTATCGGATTCGGGACCTGGCCCCGGACCGCTTTTTCCAGGGTGAGTATTTTCGCAACTATTACGCCCGTACCGGATTGGCAGAGGAAATTGGTTTCTTCATTGAGATGCCCGGTGAGGCAATTGTTGTGGTCTCGCTTATGCGGGCGAAGAAGGCATTTTCAGCCAAGGAGTTCCGCCAGATTGGCGAGTTTTGTCCAATCGTGCGAGCCTGTTGCCAGCGCCACTGGCATGATCTCTCGACACAATTTGGGGTAAATGAAGATAACGCAACAAATTCCAGCATCCATCAAAGTGTTGAGCTGGCCTTCACCAATGTCGGCGGTGGTGTCTTGACCCCGCGCGAGCGTGAAGTGGTCGAGTTTACCCTGAAGGGACATTCGGCGGATGCGGTTGGGCGCATACTCGAAATCACAGCTGGAACAGTGCGTATTCATCGAAGAAACGTGTACTCAAAACTGCAAATACGATCTCAGGGCGAGTTGTTTTCCAAGTTTATTGAGACTTTGGTGTCCGCAGAACATCGGTAG
- a CDS encoding ABC transporter permease — MRLYAVCVYLFLYIPIGVIALFSFNAGRHASQLQGFSTKWYGKVLSNPFVMDALETSLMVAFTSALLASVFGTMAAVALQGIKGPVRTAFDLLIYVAVMIPGIVIGIATLIGLVTVFDQLNPLMAAIWPDGFVAPKLHMGMGSLIGAHTMFLMALVVIIVRARLAGMDRALTEASSDLYATPMGTFRQVTLPLIFPAILAGFLLSFTFSFDDFIIAFFVAGSETTLPIYVFSSIRRGVTPEINAIGTMVLVVSLIALVTAQLLLQRGGKKAK; from the coding sequence ATGAGACTCTATGCCGTTTGCGTTTATCTATTTCTCTATATCCCCATCGGGGTCATCGCGCTGTTCAGCTTTAACGCTGGTCGGCACGCCAGCCAGCTTCAGGGGTTTTCGACCAAATGGTATGGCAAGGTTCTGTCCAATCCGTTTGTCATGGATGCGCTGGAAACAAGCCTGATGGTTGCTTTCACCTCGGCCCTTTTAGCCAGCGTGTTTGGCACGATGGCGGCAGTGGCTTTACAGGGTATCAAAGGGCCGGTTCGCACGGCGTTTGATCTGCTGATCTACGTTGCCGTGATGATCCCCGGCATCGTGATTGGCATCGCGACTTTGATCGGATTGGTTACGGTATTTGACCAATTGAACCCGCTGATGGCGGCAATTTGGCCGGACGGATTTGTAGCGCCTAAACTTCATATGGGGATGGGATCTCTGATCGGGGCTCACACCATGTTCCTGATGGCGCTGGTGGTGATCATCGTACGTGCCAGACTGGCGGGCATGGACCGCGCCCTGACCGAGGCATCCTCGGATCTATACGCAACGCCGATGGGAACATTCAGGCAGGTGACGTTACCGTTGATATTCCCGGCAATTCTTGCCGGCTTTCTGCTCAGCTTCACCTTCAGTTTTGATGACTTCATCATCGCATTTTTTGTGGCAGGGTCTGAAACAACGCTGCCGATCTATGTGTTCTCTTCGATCCGTCGCGGGGTCACGCCGGAAATCAACGCAATTGGGACGATGGTTCTCGTGGTTTCCTTGATCGCGCTTGTCACTGCGCAATTGTTACTGCAACGCGGAGGCAAAAAAGCCAAATGA
- a CDS encoding ABC transporter permease, with protein MTKRTRNWLLLAPAGTWFLVMLIIPLSVVLIFSFGERAPAGGVVPAFTFEQYANLPARWAAFKNTMTLAPIGTLSALLIAYPLAYFLAVKVDPKWRTILLVLVIVPFWTSILIRSYAWIFLLGGRGIPALLGWFGIEGVRLINTPFAVLIGIIYGYLPLMVFPIFVSLDKLDKRLLEASSDLGAKPWRTFLQITLPLSIPGIATGCMLVFILLMGEYLIPAMLGGGKVFFVGNALVDLFLQSRNWAYGSAVAVTLVFVMLITVTIYMRLINRLGANRDDVSIM; from the coding sequence ATGACGAAACGCACTCGCAATTGGTTGTTATTGGCACCCGCCGGAACCTGGTTTCTGGTGATGCTGATCATACCTTTATCTGTTGTTCTCATTTTCAGCTTTGGAGAGCGGGCGCCGGCCGGTGGCGTGGTGCCCGCTTTCACATTTGAACAATATGCCAACCTTCCGGCGCGTTGGGCTGCTTTCAAAAACACCATGACTTTGGCGCCAATTGGTACCTTATCGGCTTTGCTGATTGCCTACCCATTGGCCTATTTTCTTGCTGTCAAAGTAGACCCCAAATGGAGAACGATCCTGCTGGTACTGGTGATCGTTCCGTTCTGGACCTCGATCCTGATCCGCAGCTACGCTTGGATTTTCTTGCTGGGTGGCCGCGGCATACCTGCTCTTCTTGGTTGGTTCGGTATCGAAGGAGTGCGCCTGATCAACACCCCTTTTGCCGTCCTGATCGGCATCATCTACGGGTACCTTCCGCTAATGGTGTTTCCGATTTTTGTTAGCTTAGACAAGCTTGATAAACGGCTGCTAGAGGCCTCCTCGGATCTGGGGGCAAAACCCTGGAGAACCTTTCTTCAAATCACTCTGCCGCTATCAATTCCCGGTATCGCAACGGGTTGTATGCTCGTGTTTATTTTGCTGATGGGCGAATATCTGATCCCGGCGATGCTGGGCGGAGGCAAGGTCTTCTTTGTCGGCAACGCGCTGGTCGATCTGTTCCTGCAATCGCGCAACTGGGCCTATGGCTCTGCCGTGGCTGTCACCCTCGTTTTCGTGATGCTTATCACCGTCACGATCTACATGCGGCTCATCAATCGTCTCGGTGCGAACCGGGACGATGTATCGATAATGTGA
- a CDS encoding IS3 family transposase (programmed frameshift) produces MKMTRYSEPQILAILRQAEGGVPVTELCREHGMSNASFYKWRSKYGGMDASMISQMKALEDENRRLKKMYSEMSMQAELLKEALGKKLIRPALRRGLAEKAVARHGISIALACRTFDVSETCYRYSPLLSDENEEIADLLVGLTAARKTWGFGLCFLHLRNVQGHSWNHKRVYRIYCELELNLRIKPRKRLKRDKPDALAVPDAPNMTWSMDFMADRLGDGRAFRLLNVLDDFNREGLGIEVDFSLPAERVIRSLNRIIEWRGKPGTIRVDNGPEYISGKLLEWAEKQGIIIQYIQPGKPQQNAYIERYNRTVRHEWLDQHIIENIEEAQDFATQWLWTYNNDRPNMGLGGITPAMKLKMAA; encoded by the exons ATGAAGATGACGAGATATAGCGAACCCCAAATTCTTGCGATCCTACGCCAAGCCGAAGGCGGTGTGCCTGTAACGGAGCTGTGCCGCGAGCACGGGATGAGCAACGCGTCGTTCTACAAATGGCGATCAAAATACGGTGGTATGGACGCGTCGATGATCAGCCAAATGAAGGCGCTTGAAGACGAGAACCGGCGGCTGAAAAAGATGTATTCCGAGATGAGCATGCAAGCAGAATTACTGAAGGAAGCCCTGGGAAAAAAGT TGATCCGGCCAGCCTTACGACGGGGTCTGGCCGAGAAAGCGGTGGCGCGCCACGGTATCAGCATTGCGCTGGCCTGCCGCACGTTTGATGTCAGTGAGACGTGCTATCGTTACAGCCCGCTCTTGAGCGATGAGAACGAAGAGATTGCCGATCTGCTGGTTGGGCTGACGGCCGCACGGAAGACTTGGGGGTTTGGGCTATGTTTCCTGCATCTACGTAACGTGCAAGGTCATTCGTGGAACCACAAAAGGGTTTACCGGATTTACTGCGAACTGGAACTGAACTTGCGGATCAAACCTCGGAAACGGTTAAAGCGGGACAAACCCGATGCGCTGGCAGTGCCGGACGCCCCGAACATGACCTGGTCGATGGACTTCATGGCGGATCGCCTCGGGGATGGTCGGGCGTTTCGGCTCTTGAACGTGCTGGATGATTTTAACCGCGAGGGTTTGGGCATCGAGGTCGATTTTTCTTTGCCAGCCGAACGGGTTATTCGCAGCCTTAATCGGATCATTGAATGGCGTGGGAAACCAGGAACCATTCGGGTCGATAATGGGCCGGAGTACATCAGTGGTAAGCTGCTGGAATGGGCTGAGAAACAAGGTATTATCATCCAGTACATTCAACCCGGAAAGCCGCAGCAGAACGCTTACATCGAGCGCTATAATCGCACCGTCAGGCATGAATGGTTGGACCAACATATCATCGAAAACATAGAGGAGGCACAGGACTTTGCCACACAATGGCTATGGACTTACAATAATGACCGCCCGAATATGGGCCTCGGCGGCATCACACCCGCAATGAAACTGAAAATGGCCGCGTAA
- a CDS encoding IS3 family transposase (programmed frameshift): MAPRPSEEFKRDAVRIALTSGLTRRQVSSDLGVGMSTLCKWIRTYRDADVVSKEDQELANENERLRRENRLLREERELLKKGNNLLCGPKQMRFSFVEKHRNSIPTERLCRIVDVTPRGYRAWRKRPACQRQRGDMVLLAHIREQHRLSLQSYGRPRMVEELKELGLDIGHRRVGRLMRQNGISVVRTRKYKATTDSNHKFNITPNLLNRNFSADRPNQKWVVDISYIWTREGWLYLAVVLDLYSRRVVGWAVSNRMKRDLAIRALNMAITLRRPPKGCIHHSDRGSQYCSQDYQKILRRYGFKVSMSGKGNCYDNAAMETFFKTIKAELIWRHSWQTRRAAEIAIFEYINGFYNPRRRHSALGWKSPLAFEKIAA, translated from the exons ATGGCACCACGACCATCCGAAGAATTCAAACGCGACGCAGTGCGGATCGCACTGACCAGCGGGCTGACCCGCCGACAGGTGTCCTCCGATCTTGGGGTTGGTATGTCCACCCTGTGCAAGTGGATCAGAACCTATCGTGACGCGGACGTTGTTTCGAAAGAGGATCAGGAACTGGCCAATGAGAACGAGCGCCTTCGCCGGGAAAACCGCCTTCTACGTGAGGAGAGGGAGCTGCTAAAAAAAG GCAACAATCTTCTTTGCGGACCAAAGCAAATGAGGTTTTCATTTGTTGAAAAGCACCGCAATAGCATTCCCACAGAGCGACTTTGCCGGATTGTGGATGTCACCCCACGTGGCTACCGAGCCTGGCGCAAACGCCCTGCCTGCCAGCGTCAACGTGGGGATATGGTTCTGTTGGCCCACATCCGGGAGCAGCACCGCCTGAGTTTGCAGAGCTACGGCCGACCGAGAATGGTCGAAGAACTGAAAGAGCTTGGTCTGGATATTGGTCACCGCCGTGTCGGCCGATTGATGCGCCAGAACGGCATATCTGTTGTCAGAACCCGTAAGTACAAGGCCACAACGGACAGCAATCACAAGTTCAACATCACGCCAAACCTGCTGAACCGGAACTTCTCAGCAGATCGACCCAATCAAAAATGGGTTGTTGATATCAGCTACATCTGGACCCGCGAGGGCTGGCTCTATCTGGCCGTGGTTCTGGACCTGTACTCCAGGCGCGTGGTCGGTTGGGCTGTCAGCAACCGGATGAAGCGCGATCTGGCCATACGGGCGCTGAACATGGCCATAACCCTGCGCAGGCCGCCCAAAGGATGCATCCATCATTCTGATAGGGGCAGCCAATATTGCTCGCAGGATTACCAGAAAATCCTGCGCCGGTATGGCTTCAAGGTATCCATGAGCGGCAAGGGTAATTGCTATGATAACGCCGCAATGGAAACCTTCTTCAAAACCATCAAAGCGGAATTGATCTGGCGGCACTCTTGGCAAACCCGCAGGGCTGCTGAGATCGCCATCTTCGAGTACATTAATGGGTTCTATAATCCCCGCCGGAGACACTCGGCATTAGGCTGGAAAAGTCCCTTGGCTTTTGAAAAGATCGCCGCCTAA
- a CDS encoding adenylate/guanylate cyclase domain-containing protein, with the protein MSTKLESRRLAAIVAADMVGYSHLVEVDEAGTIARQKVINDDLIRPKVKEFGGRVVKTTGDGALIEFPSAINAVLCSVAVQREMADREVDIPEDRRIAYRVGINLGDIIHDGGDIFGDGVNVASRLEGLAEPGGIYISEAVFNNVKGKLDLGFADLGPQKVKNLSEPISTFKILLDPGDIGKIVNLGTPHSDLVRNVLAAFAIFVLIASGGYFAFDSAATRGSGPPRLLILPLKAEISSNKTFADAATENLITSFARLSRLTIVPRIVSMEYKGIEVTHKDLPEEFDIRYILDGTVRSKDGNVEIAARLRDTQDGSEEVIWKQTLSAPSEQFFDLLATLKQSAVGAMKIKLNNSERSAFNTQLTNNIEAYLAFVKAQRLLNGRNFSKVKPALLLYEKAMELDPGFVDAKIGYAELNYIIWERSWNTVKPVPEAFVDLENTIETILAADAQNARAIGLRIRLHIEHMNFEQALLEARAAIFLETDDPRLRNVLGLVLLASGDYSTAKEEFVAYEELSPRLNVGEKRDLAQQYLRLGNVKKALSLVAGIQMGEAKLSLQLLLAEAHARNGDVEIAKTYIDELLKEVPWLSVIWYKPLFDSYSDPSIYKAWAEAMIAAGLPETPYDFANSTDHGRLLHDDLIELFSDRYVETHDKDPFGAPYREVRRGDGSISMEFQWLNGQIITGIWYIKGDYLCTILSSQQMGREECSTVYIDAEQSTGEVKHVLKLHSFGLIKSEFRLVAE; encoded by the coding sequence ATGTCCACCAAATTGGAATCCAGAAGACTGGCCGCGATTGTTGCAGCCGACATGGTTGGCTACAGCCACCTTGTGGAAGTCGATGAGGCAGGCACGATTGCCCGGCAAAAGGTGATCAACGACGATCTCATCAGGCCAAAAGTGAAGGAATTCGGTGGCCGTGTTGTCAAAACTACTGGCGACGGGGCGCTCATCGAGTTTCCCAGCGCGATCAACGCTGTATTGTGCTCGGTTGCCGTCCAGCGCGAGATGGCAGACCGCGAAGTGGATATCCCCGAAGACCGTCGCATTGCCTATCGCGTCGGTATCAACCTTGGCGACATCATTCACGACGGCGGCGATATTTTTGGCGACGGCGTGAATGTGGCCTCAAGATTGGAAGGTCTGGCGGAACCGGGCGGCATTTACATTTCAGAGGCTGTTTTTAACAACGTGAAAGGCAAGCTTGATCTGGGATTCGCTGATCTTGGTCCGCAGAAGGTAAAGAACCTGTCTGAACCAATTTCAACGTTCAAAATTCTGCTTGATCCCGGTGACATCGGCAAGATCGTTAACTTAGGAACTCCGCATTCCGATCTGGTCCGAAACGTGTTGGCCGCATTTGCCATCTTTGTGTTGATCGCAAGTGGCGGATATTTTGCCTTTGACAGTGCTGCGACACGCGGGTCCGGACCGCCCAGGCTCCTGATTTTACCGCTGAAAGCCGAAATTTCCTCTAACAAAACATTTGCCGACGCAGCGACTGAAAACCTGATCACTTCCTTCGCTCGATTGAGCAGGCTGACAATTGTGCCGCGCATCGTTTCAATGGAATACAAAGGCATCGAGGTCACGCACAAAGATTTGCCTGAAGAATTCGACATCCGTTACATTCTGGACGGAACTGTGCGCTCGAAAGACGGTAACGTTGAAATAGCAGCCCGCCTTCGCGACACGCAAGACGGAAGTGAGGAGGTCATTTGGAAGCAAACTTTGAGTGCACCATCAGAGCAATTTTTCGACCTTCTGGCAACGCTAAAGCAGAGCGCGGTCGGCGCAATGAAAATCAAGTTAAATAACTCAGAACGCTCAGCTTTCAACACCCAACTAACCAACAATATTGAGGCCTATCTTGCTTTCGTCAAAGCGCAGCGACTGTTAAACGGCAGGAATTTCTCGAAGGTCAAACCGGCGCTTCTGCTTTATGAAAAAGCTATGGAACTTGATCCGGGCTTCGTTGACGCCAAAATTGGCTATGCAGAATTGAACTATATAATTTGGGAGCGGAGTTGGAACACAGTCAAACCTGTGCCTGAAGCTTTTGTTGACCTTGAAAATACAATCGAAACAATATTGGCCGCAGACGCACAAAATGCACGCGCAATCGGCCTTCGAATACGATTGCATATTGAGCATATGAACTTTGAGCAGGCGTTGTTGGAAGCTCGGGCTGCTATCTTTCTGGAAACAGATGATCCACGATTGAGGAACGTCCTTGGACTGGTGTTACTCGCATCAGGCGATTATTCTACTGCCAAGGAGGAGTTTGTCGCATATGAAGAGCTTTCTCCAAGGCTCAACGTGGGTGAAAAAAGAGACCTCGCGCAGCAATATCTTAGATTGGGCAATGTAAAGAAAGCACTTTCACTCGTTGCAGGCATTCAAATGGGAGAAGCGAAACTTTCTCTGCAACTGTTGCTGGCTGAGGCGCATGCGCGAAACGGTGATGTTGAGATTGCAAAAACCTATATAGACGAACTTCTGAAAGAAGTGCCATGGCTAAGCGTGATCTGGTACAAACCGCTATTTGACAGTTATTCTGACCCGAGCATCTATAAAGCTTGGGCTGAAGCCATGATTGCGGCTGGGCTTCCAGAAACGCCATACGATTTTGCCAATAGCACCGACCACGGCAGATTGTTGCATGACGACCTTATCGAGCTGTTCTCTGACCGCTACGTAGAGACACATGATAAAGATCCTTTTGGCGCACCCTACAGAGAAGTTCGCCGCGGTGACGGTTCGATTTCGATGGAATTTCAATGGCTGAACGGGCAAATCATCACGGGAATTTGGTACATCAAGGGCGACTATTTGTGTACTATACTTAGCAGCCAGCAAATGGGTCGGGAAGAGTGCAGCACCGTTTATATTGACGCGGAGCAGTCAACTGGCGAAGTAAAACATGTTTTAAAGCTTCATTCTTTTGGCCTGATAAAATCTGAATTCAGACTCGTAGCAGAGTGA